A region of the Polyodon spathula isolate WHYD16114869_AA chromosome 39, ASM1765450v1, whole genome shotgun sequence genome:
ttttaaatatttgttcaggaAACTGCAATAAGATGAAATCAGTCCTCTTGCCTGTCGTCTAATTGAGTATATCTCCTGGTAGCTGTCTTAGAGATAATACAAACAACCTGCACACAACTCTGGACACAGGGTAGCATTCTGTAAGATTGCTCTTAGCAGCCAGAAAAACCCAGAGagccagagagacagagagagtagTTTTCATTTGGCAGTGAATGCACCCATGCTCCCTGTTCATATTAGACTACAAGAAGCTCTGTATTAACATATTCACAGTACAGACATGCTTTATAAGTTATAACAACTATAAACAGAAATACTGTGCTGTCATATTTAGCTTCATCTCAAGGTTATCTATAATGGTactattactataataataatgtttatatagcgcctttcatagtggaccaccatcacaaagcactttacaagatacaagactagggcgtgtgaactatgcatcagctgcagagtcacttacaacactgtctcaccccaaagacggagcacaggtgacttgctcagggtcacacagcgagtgagctgggatttgaagcggggacctcctggttacaagcccttctctttaaccactggactacacagcctcctatatgaacaataataataataataataataataataataataataataataataataataataataataataataataataataataatagaattatTAGACTCTTTAAATATGTACTACTGATGCTATTTTCATTTGATACAATCAACTGAAACATaccacaaagaaagaaagaaagaaagaaaaagaaaaagaaagaaagaaagaaagaaagaaagagaaaaagtcTGGCTGAATGCCAATGTAATTCCTATTAATGTCCACAAGGTGGCCTAAATGTCCTGTCACTTTTCCCAAAAGAAGCAGCGCTTTGGTTGCTTGGTTTTGCAGGAGTGACAGGGAGCAGTGAAGCGAACTTGGTTTCTAGGGAGCAGCAGACACAGCCCAGTTACTCTGCGgtgcagaaggaggaggagggtggGCAATCAGCTAAACTAAAgccaagaaagaaatatatactggatttgtgtttttggttttgatCAAAACATTTAGTTgcatggtgtttaaaaaaaacccaactctCTTAGGTTGGAgtttataagtaaaaaaaaaaaaaaaaaaaaacatgtttaaaagcttAGCGGTGTTACTGGTGTTGTCGATTACAGGGCTGGAACCCACGTATATTCCATCGAAAGGCAAACATCTCGATGCAAGGATATTTAGGCACACAGATGAAGAGGCAGCGGTAAGACCACAACGAGGCAAGTTTGCAGGTGCGTTTCTGAGCTCGCCTGAACAATTAAACGCCGTTGGACCAGAACCTGTTTTAAATGCCGATGCTGAAGCCGAAACAAGGCGCTTGGAAGACGGGAATCGCCTTCAGTTAAAAGAGAACATGATTGTCAGAAGACACCCCCGAGGGGCAAATGCTGACAAACTTAGTGAGGGTGGGGGGCAACGAGGTCCCCTGCGGTACCCCCGACCCATCGACACGACGAACTACTTCACCACGCCTAACCAGGCTTTGTTGATTCCTCATACCAGCCAGCCCACAGGTAACGAGGAACCGTTAGACCTTTCCAAAGCCAAGGCTGACGCACCCGACAACGCGAACGGGAGCTCCACGAAGAGGAAGCGGACCCACATTCACAACCCGCTGTACCCCGTCACAGAGAGCTCGTACAGCGCCTACGCGGTGATGCTCCTCTCGCTGATTGTCTTCGCCATCGGGATCATCGGGAACCTGTCTGTGATGTGCATCGTCTGGCATAACTACTACTTGAAGAGCGCCTGGAACTCCATCCTCGCCAGCCTGGCGTTCTGGGACTTCGTGGTCCTGTTCTTCTGCCTGCCGGTGGTGATCTTCAACGAGCTCACCAAAACCAGGCCCCTGGGAGATGCGTCGTGCAGGATTGTGCCTTACCTGGAGGTGAGTGAGCTGAACTATCTGTGCACAGCATGCATGCATACAGCTACAAAACTGTGGCCATAGCTGatgcagacacacacgcacacacactttttttctgaAGGAGTGCATGTTTCCATGTGCAGTTAAAGTCATTCCCCTACCTGTGTTTAGCTTCAGCGTCTCCTGTATAAAACCCTTCTGCTACAAGAAGAGCAGGAACATTAATTTTAGGCTTATAAAGGGGCATGTAAACAGACAGGACCGTCAGGGCAGTTTCCACAGTGCAACACAGCAGAGTGCTGCTAAGGTCACAGCCTGCAATAGACATGCCATTGGTGCCTCTAAGAATCAGACATCCCTTCCTATTCTATTGTGCGCACAAAAGCACTGCTCTTGTTCTCGTTCCATTTTAGGATATTTTATATTGCACTAAACCAGCCCATCTTACCTCATCACTAGTTTTCTAATGGTGAAACTGCAACTGAATTAAGATTTGAGACTTGTGAGAGGTCCATTGTGTTTGCATGCATTCATCTTTGATTCTGTAGCGAGTGCTCCCAGCTTGGTTGGATTCTGACTGCAATGAAAGCAAAAGAGACATAAATGGTCCCCAATCAAGAAGCAATTGGAAGCAGTCAACCTAAAATCCCATAGTAGATGCTGAGAAAGTAAAGGAAAGGCCTGGCTTCAGCTCCTCCTGTGTGAGGCTTTACTCCTCGCTCTGTCTCAGCACTTTCATTTCAGCACAAGAGTGTGACCACAGTAAATGAATAGAGAAATAGCACCGGGGATGCGATCAAGCACAGACTGCTTCAGCAAAGACACGACACACACAGGAAAGGGGGTTCACTTTATTCAGCTCCATGGCAAAGTTATAAcactaaagaaaaaaaggttCTTCTTATTGCTGCTGAATAGAAATAGTTTGTGTTAAATGCATGTGGAAAACAACATTTTCTCTCCCTACCGGATTCCTTTCCTCTCCCCAGGTGACCTCGCTGGGCGTGACCACCTTCAGTCTGTGTGCGCTGGGAATAGACCGCTTCCACGCCGCCACCAGCACCCAGCCCAAGTCTCGCCCCATTGAGCCATGCCGGACCATCTTTGCCAAGCTGGCTGTCATCTGGGTGGGGTCCATGATCTTGGCGGTGCCCGAGGTGCTCCTGTGGCAGCTCAGCCAGGACCCATCCCCCCTGACAGGCGTGTTGGTGGACTCCTGCACCATGAAGCCCTCCGTCAACCTCCCCGAGTCCATCTACTCCCTGGTGCTGACCTACCATGATGCCCGCATGTGGTGGTACTTTGGCTGCTACTTCTGCCTGCCGATCCTCTTCACCCTGGCCTGCCAGCTGATCACCCGCAGGATCCGGGGGCCAGGGGGCAAGAAGCCGGAGGGCAGGGGTTCCCCGAAAAAACAACACGCGCAGTGCGACAGCCAGCTCAACTGCACCGTGGTGGGGCTGGCCGTCATCTACGGGGCCTGCACCCTCCCTGAGAACATCTCCAACATCGTCCTGGCCTACCTGTCGGGGGAGGTGCCCCGCTCCACCAGCGAGCTGCTCGGCCTCATCGACCACTTCTTTCTGTTCTTCAAGTCGTCCGTGACGCcggtgctgctgctgtgtgtctgCAAGCCTCTGGGACAAGCCTTCatggactgctgctgctgctgctgcgagGACTGTGGCCCCGACTCCTCACCAGGAGAGGGGCCCGACAGCAAGCTCAGCACCACCGAGATGTCCTCCTCCATCTTCTTCGACAAGCCCAAGGGGGCCTCCTCCATCCTGGCCATCGGGACTCCCTGTTAACTGTTCATAGGGATCATCTAGAGGGTCGTACCGGAGCCCGCACCCCCCTGATATTCGCAGCCTACCTTACAAAGTCAAGCATGGCAGCCCTTGTTAACTGAGCATACAGAAAGAGAGGAATTAGCAAGGGTGTGAAGAGAGCAGAAGGAAGTCCAGTGCAGATTCCTCGCTGCCACACCACAATTACAGACAGTTCTTGAGTTTGACAGATCTGGCCCATGGACAGGTATAATCTTTCCCCCAGTAGTCTAGTAAGCAAGCTGTGTTTTAGGCACCTTTAGTAGCTTAACGTTATCAACTGATGTTTATAACCTCCCGCTGCTGCAAGTAGAGCAGGGATAAGGGTCTGTTTGAATGagatgagcagcagcagcagatctaCATGCTGCCCCACTGCCTTCCAAGTCGTCCCCCTTATTATTAATGGGATCATCAGACACAGGGGAGAGATGTTACCTGCAATATCTACATGCTTGTGCCGTTATGATTTGCAATCCTGATCGCAGAACTTTTTTGTAGTTGGTTGGAACGGAGGACGGTGTGATAGTTAAACAGTGcagataattgtttttttctctggacaTGTTGTGGTTATAGGAGAGAGTTGTAGTGTTTTTCGTTAATAATAAAAGCAGGTTTACTTTAATAGTTCTTTATATTAACATGACAGTAACTACCAGTAATGCCAGTTTGTAACGGTCTGTTCTTTCCTTTCCTCCATCCTAACCTATTCATTATAAACGTCTATTACACAAGAACAGAAGAATCTGTTCAATATTTCAAAGACTAAGAGAAATGACACACAACTAACCTCAATATTACCAGTTAATATACCAGGATCTTTTTTGGgtaacgattaaaaaaaaaaaaaagacatatattcatatttaaagtGCGtgctacatatttaaatacatatacatttagtcccttcagatctgtaaaCATGGGTAGCAtcggattaataataataataataataataataataataataataataataataataataataataataataataataccttcattgctcatttcttgtaaagataCCGatatatctgaattttgttcatcgttgttttcttttgaaacttctgtagttacatgaaaataattgttacttgttCTTTTGACTGGAAACGAGTAGCCATGGCAACTAATAAATCAGTGAGATTGGCGGGGTATGGGGATTTGTAGTTTTGAATGTGTGAttaacagaaacattaaaaattcacgtttattttgtatagtcaacctttaggaatttctagtggCACACGTGCgtctaaattaaaatgtacgttTGAGCAAGCATATTTTTAGTTGGATATTCAACCAGATTTAGTCGCACTGTAGAGCCCTGTTATGTCGTTTTGTTTCCAATTTAGTTCCTGAGAGGAATCATTACCGCAGttcttattattgaggtgtacttgccgctgGCTGGGTTATTGTTTCctttaaaacattgatatcctgtcagttaagaaaaggcttcatgcaaaaacttgttttaacgttgtctttattatGCCGGTCAGAGACCCCCACTTAAAACTGTATCGTCATATTTACTACATTTTccttaaattctcaaattaataaatcgaaaTCCAGTGGACTGTCAGTGTTTATTTAGGCCTGCTGTTTTTGAGCTTCAGTGATtatggaaaacatgtttttttttgtttttattcaacacAAAATGGCATGGCAAGACACATGTGGAAACTAGAGCTCTTGTGTTATTGttgttacattttcttaataaaacatttgtaaacgaTGGGTCAATGCGTGCCGCTGTTCTTTAGTAATGAGCAACACACAGAGGTTTGGGTTCATGGCTGGAGATGAGATTCTGCATGTACTGGAAAAGCCTTCAGTTAACATTCTAAAAGCTCAAACTTTTGTCCCACAATGCTCAGCTGCTTGCACACCCACAGCGCTGCATCTGGATTCCTGCGGACCTGCTTTCATTGTTTTCCCTCTCTCTCTGAGGCTCTGTCTGGACTCCCACTCTGAATATCAATGCTTAGGAGCAGGAGTGGGGTTGCTTGGTTACTAATTCAAGTTTATCTCTTGAAAGGTTAGCCAAGTGTGCAACACCCACCGCTTTCTCTCGGACACGTTGCCATGGCAGTGAGGCCCCCAATTCTTCTCCCAACAGAGAAAGATAAGTCTTTGTACTGACCCCCCCACCCACAGACCTGTTATAGGGGGGGCAGTGAGTGCTTATCGGACCCTGAGAAACACAAGAGCTTGTTTAAAGTGACAGCTCCGTGTTTGTGAAACACTCATTTGGACTGATCACGTGTATTAAGAGCTGTCCTAATGCTGGCTCTAGAGCCTTGCATGGCTCATTGACATCTACCCTTTTGATTAAGAGCTGTTTTAACAGTTGTCTTTGGTAGAAATTGAAGTCAGAATGCAATCTTTTTTAATGGCAATGTCATAATGGATTCACAGTGTGCATTGGTTATGATATCATCGCTATGTCATAATAGCTATGGTTCCTCTAGCAGGGCTAATCTCCAAAGAGTAACAGAGTTTAAATAACAGTGCAGTGCAACGCTTGCAGACCGGACTGGATTCAGAACTACAGGAGCCGAGGCTTGGAGCAGTAAACAAGCACCCAGTCCATGCAGTTGTTCATTAAACAAGACATAGCACAATGCATTAGGGCTGCCCAGCAAACAATGAGTGCCACAGTTTATGAGCGAGTAAATAAGTGGGCAGGGAGGGGAGGCATTTCAAATCTTTCTTACCTGAGGGGGGTAGAGCATTTCTGTGTATGGAGATTTCATTATATGTAAGATAGAGGACTTAGTTCTATGTAAGGTAGAggttttaatttacaatgttgATTAGTTATTGTCATTatcaattataattaataaagtgtaattaaGACAGAAATGAGACTCATGAGTTAAACTGTattccatttattgattccaagACTCAATGCACAAATGCATAAGAACAGATTAACATCAGACATGTTAAAAATGGTCACTAGGTTCAAAACAATAGTTAGATAATCAGCCATATTACTTTCCCATCGGGAGTACCACTGGGcacaccctaaccctaaaactaaCACTAACATTagccctaaaccctaaccctaaccctaaccctaaacccgaaccacaactctaaccctaaccctgacatTAACCATAAACCCTAACCAAACAACACtggcactaaccctaaccctaaccacaactctaaccctaaccacaaccctaacactaaccttaaccaaaaccctaacactaaaccctaaccctaaccaaaaccctaaccctaaccaaaaccctaacactaaccctaaaccctaaccaaaatcctaaccctaaccctgacatTAACCATAAACCCTAACCAAAACCCTAACcacaaccctaacactaaccctaaaccctaaccacaaccctaaccctaaaccctaaccataaccctcaGCACAGTTTTCACACCCTCAGCAGTGTTCGTACCCTCAGAACAGTGTTCACACCCTCAGCACAGTGTTCATACCCTCAGCAGTGTTAATACCCTCAGCACAGTGCTCATACTCTCAGCAGTGTTCACACCCTCAGCACAGTGTTCATACTCTCAGCAGTGTTCACACCCTCAGCACAGTGTTCATACCCTCAGCACAGTGTTAATACCCTCAGCACAGTGCTCATACTCTCAGCAGTGTTCACACCCTCAGCACAGTGTTCATACCCTCAGCAGTGTTAATACCCTCAGCACAGTGCTCATACTCTCAGCAGTGTTCACACCCTCAGCACAGTGTTCATACCCTCAGCAGTGTTCACACCCTCAGCAGTGTTCACACCCTCAGCACAGTGCTCATACTCTCAGCAGTGTTCACACCCTCAGCACAGTGTTCATACCCTCAGCAGTGTTAATACCCTCAGCACAGTGCTCATACTCTCAGCAGTGTTCACACCCTCAGCACAGTGTTCATACCCTCAGCAGTGTTCACACCCTCAGCAGTGTTCATACTCTCAGCACAGTGTTTCTCAACATTACTTTTATCACACTCTTACCACCTCTTATTCCATATCCTACTATTCTGTAGATTTTGCAAAGTTGGCTTGCAACATGCTTTTGCAACAGCTGAGCTAAATGCACCAGCATGGACTTTACATTTCCCCTTATAGGTCACTGAGCAGAAGTTATAGTTCACAGTACAAACTCTCTTATACAGTCCAGTTGGTGTACATGGTCATATTAATAATTTCCTACACAGCAGAGAAGTGGTGTAGTTTACAGACAAGAGGATGTTCTGTTGTGGTACAACAGCGTATTAAGAATTGTGGTAGTCCCAGGCATTACCAGCACCCCCAGAAAGGTCTCTGACTACGACTTGTTCTTCAgcattttacaaaagcaatacatcatttaattgaactgtatttatttgttacagtGAATTTTGCAATGCACCTGCAGCTGCCCAGTGAAATGCAACACCGCTCCTGCCTTCAACAATCATTTCAAGCCTCGCTTTTCAAGTGCGTTTGCTTGCTGCTGGATTTTATTGATTTAACAGATGACTCTTGGAACAAGCTGCTTCCAATTACTCCCCAGGGCCCATGCTTACAGGGGAGGCACCTCTGATTCCAAGTACCGCAGCCCTTCTGCAGTAGCGGGCTCTGGGTGAAGTCACCCCCATCGACGGTTCAGTCATTGTGGACTAATGTGACTCGGGAGCCTCACAATCCCACCATCTCACTCAGTCTGGCAGTGACTACACAGCAGCTTGTTACCCTTGAGACGGTTCCAGCGCAAGGACAATGTTTGTCTTGTTTCATTCCCGGGGGTGGGAGGAGGGGGCAGGAGAATAGGGTCTGTGAAGAGAATCCAGTGCTGTGTAGCCATGGAGAGAGCCTAGGAGTGAAGTCCAGCTTATTGAAGCATGCAAACAGCTCCGATAATGGAaactcagaaacacaaacactacGCTTTGTACCCCCCTCCCTGGCTTCATTTGCATCAGCAGGAAGTTTTAAAGGCATGCTACAAAATTAAAGAAGGAAGCTTTTCGAAATGGGGCAAAGCCAGCGCTTGTGACGGGTGCACTCACACTTGGAGTAGCTTAACATAACCGAGCTCATCTCACGCATGCAATGCACAGCTATCATCTCCTTAGAGCACAGTTGTTAGCTTTCATTCAGCACTGGCTTCTCGTCTGGGGCAAGTGCTCCAGGCCCTGCTGTGCTGGGAACTCGCCAAGATCCACTGATCACCATAATCAACATCTATTCAAAGGCGGCCGGTAGGTGGGAGGGCTGGCAAAAGTAAGGCATGGCAACTTATAAGCATGAGCAAATAAGAATTAGCAAACCTCACACTTCCACATAGAGTTCTAAAGACATGGAACCATGAGTTCTGAGGATCTCCAAACACACCAAGACCCAGAAAACTAAGGCAGTCCTGAATGACGGGAACACATCCAGTACAGAGGAGCATGTGGACTCTGTGTTCATGCATGCAGGTCTTTGGCAACGTGCTCGTAGTGCTGCAGAGGTGAAAACCATACACACAGGCCAAACCCAAGAGACACTATGGAAGCATCTGGCGTAGTTACAGATGAATGAGTGCCGGGCCAATGCAGGACCCAGTTTAAACACGTGTGCTGTAACCAAGCcccctttaaccctttcagcctTGAATTATTTTGGTCGAGCTGAAGAATGCACAAGGAagtcctttattgagtatacatgagaatgTTACCTCAGACTGGGAGCTAGGAGTCTCGTGAGGTGCTAAGGACTGAAAGGGTTCATTTGTACCCAGATCCGGCAACTGGAACCATTTAAAACCTTTGTCAGCTTGAGGTGACTTACCTACTGGTAGCGATGGCGACAGCCTTGGAAGGTTTAGTAAATTTTAAAGGCAAGCTTCAAATTGTAATCTCAAGATCCACTCATCACCAGAAGAAACTATACAGTGCACTACAGAAGGCCAACACATCACAACTTGAATTCCTTAAGTTTTAACCttaatttaattgaaaagcaCTACTTGTGTTATTATGAACGCTCATGGTGTGTGTGGCTCTGGTGTGTTATTTCAGCCCCACCCTGCATACAGATGCAGACTGCTTTTGTTCTCCTGCCTGACAGAGGAATACAGAGATGAGGTCCATATACCTAAACATCAATGCTGGAACCTGCTGTTCTATGAGACTGACTCTACACTGCCCTAAACAGCAATGCTGGAACCTGCTGTTTTATGAGACTGACTAACACTACCCTAGACAGCAATGCTGGAACCTGCTGTTATATGAGACTAACACTGCCCTAGACAGTAATGCCTCCTCTACATTGCCTGCCAGCTCATAACTTTATTGGCTGCTGTTTGTTTGCTCACAATGAAGAGCCTGACGTTTATGAGCTTACAAACAGCACCTAAAGTGCACAAACAATTGGTTTCATTGCACCATCGACACTACAGCCTGCTGACGGCCAGAGTTTTCACTTGTCAGGTATGAAACCAGCAGTGCCAGCTCCCAGAGGGGTTCGGATACTAAGTGAACAGTGTGTCAAATAACGAGTCTTTACCCAAAGGTTTAGTACTTTTACTGCTGTGATAGTCCACAAAGTGGGCACgtttgtactgtatactgtactgtgcatgaaagaaaaaggaacaagcaaatcaatcaatcagttatCCCCCTGGTTTCAGACCCAAGCTGCGTTCTTCACAGGACAGTGCTGTCAGGGCTGTGCACCCAGTTCTTTCCCTGGACCCTGGAGCTTGCCTGTGCCATTCTGAGAGGCAGGCTGGCAAAGCAGCACTGGGTCAAGATGAAGAGCTTCCAACAATACCTCAGCTGGAACTGCCGGGCCCAGGAAGAGAGGGGACAGGCTGAGGAATCACATTCGTTATGGGagcaaaaagcaaaagcaaagatTAGTGTGGCATGACCCTCAGACTCGTCACGTGGGTAAAAATCATTTCTGTGTTAACACAGccagagagagaaataaaaaactattaaaagaattactggaaatacaaaaataatattaacagaaTTACTGGAAATGCATGCTTATTAATTACTAATAAATCGCAGAGCATCACAGAGCACTATAAttgatttgtctttgtgaaagtAAAATTTAAAGTACAACCAGTACTGTGCTGTTTTATAAAGAATTGACCACATGATATTTGTGTACTGTAGGACCATAACACAGGTAAAAAGAATCCAGCATCTTTCTAGAAAGGCAACTAGCCTCGTCTCGATGACAAACAGGGAGATAATGAGTGGGGAACGCTGTTCTTTTGAGTTACTTATTTATAATTGCATTGTACCTTCAAAATTCTAACAAGATGAGAAAGGAGTCAGACAGCTCGGTAACCATAGAAACACTGATATGGCGACTGCTTCATTCCCAGGTGCTGCCGCTGCTAATTCAATCTAGCTATTGGAAGTAATTAGGTTGTAATTTGAAAGAGCAGTGAAAGAGTCGAGAAAGCGCTCGGAATGCATTAAACTCAAATATTGTTAAAGGACTCAAAATGAGCTATATTAACTGAATTGCCATTGAAGAAAAGGGAGGTGAACAATTAAAGACTTCATTAATGGAGTGAATTGGTCTGCCTGGAACCTGTCGATTTTAATTGAAGAGTACCAGCAGTTATTAAATTAACTCTGAAAGGGACACGGCGCGGCCAAGTCGTCACACACTGCATCAACACTGCAGTCTGATTGAATTATCTTCTCCAACAGAGAATTATGAAAACTATACTTTGGGAAGGTACAGAATTGTGTTTGCCGAAAAGCTGATGTGAAATGTAAAAGGGTGTGTGCCATACTTTGTTTTCTAACAAAGTGGTCTAGTTTAACATGCGATGAGAGTAACTGAATAACTAAACAGAAAGAGATACCACGGTGAGCTATTGAATTACAGAAGAGATgctggaattttgtttaaaaaaaaaacccaaaaaaacttTTGTACCGTATTTTATTTACAAGCTTTGAGATATAACGGTGTTTTGTGCAAGTGTTTCCTTTGTGATCTTCAGCTTGATGCTAACAGAGTTAACCCATTACACGCTTTTGTTATCTTCAATTGGTATTTAAACACCAATGCCATATGAAACAGTCACCACACAAGACAACATTGTCTCTCTCTGATGGTGTACTTTGCAGGTTACTCACTGCCATCTAGTGACAGAAGCAGAGAACTacgtgcattgtttttttttgtgcttgttttgtgcAGCACCTCGGCTTTCTTCTTTGGCTCCATTGAAAAGTCCTCCTAAATGTGTATGAAGGACACGAGGAAGACAAACCCACAGCATGACCCTCATCTTTgcttgcatgttaaaaaaaataaatgctctcGTGTGTGGGAACCCGTTTGTTTATTTACCACATTAAATTATGTTAAGGTAACAACAGAAGCAGTACAGTGCGCCCCCTGCATACATAGAAACAGGAGTTCAAACACAGTCGTCTTCATGGCTGTTGTCGGGTACTGTCTGTCTTTGATTTTCTGACGTACAGAAACACACAATACAGCTTCTTTCATAATAGTAGACCacaatattattcataatttaaacaaaatgcaagagtgtgtgtatatatatgttattaaatGGAATAACACTATATATAATACACTACTGGGAACCTCTGAGGTtcccacacacacagccctgcatGATGCCAGGAGGTCTGCACTGTTCCCAGTGTATAGCGCCTAGCACTCCTGCAGTGG
Encoded here:
- the LOC121304640 gene encoding G-protein coupled receptor 37-like 1, which encodes MFKSLAVLLVLSITGLEPTYIPSKGKHLDARIFRHTDEEAAVRPQRGKFAGAFLSSPEQLNAVGPEPVLNADAEAETRRLEDGNRLQLKENMIVRRHPRGANADKLSEGGGQRGPLRYPRPIDTTNYFTTPNQALLIPHTSQPTGNEEPLDLSKAKADAPDNANGSSTKRKRTHIHNPLYPVTESSYSAYAVMLLSLIVFAIGIIGNLSVMCIVWHNYYLKSAWNSILASLAFWDFVVLFFCLPVVIFNELTKTRPLGDASCRIVPYLEVTSLGVTTFSLCALGIDRFHAATSTQPKSRPIEPCRTIFAKLAVIWVGSMILAVPEVLLWQLSQDPSPLTGVLVDSCTMKPSVNLPESIYSLVLTYHDARMWWYFGCYFCLPILFTLACQLITRRIRGPGGKKPEGRGSPKKQHAQCDSQLNCTVVGLAVIYGACTLPENISNIVLAYLSGEVPRSTSELLGLIDHFFLFFKSSVTPVLLLCVCKPLGQAFMDCCCCCCEDCGPDSSPGEGPDSKLSTTEMSSSIFFDKPKGASSILAIGTPC